A window of the Rhodoferax sp. GW822-FHT02A01 genome harbors these coding sequences:
- a CDS encoding molybdopterin-dependent oxidoreductase, protein MQETRSTCPYCGVGCGVIIESKGAQITGVRGDPDHPANFGRLCSKGSTLHLTASAVVTQQTRLLQPMQRLTRGATPQPLGWDAALTQASATFARIIREHGPDAVGFYVSGQLLTEDYYVFNKLAKGLIGTNNIDTNSRLCMSSAVAGYKKTLGADAPPACYDDVNFAATLFITGSNTAFAHPVLYRRIEDARRANPTLKVVVVDPRRTDTADMADLHLQIQPGTDVMLFNGMLHLMLWEGWTDAAYIAEHTAGFDALKATVRDCTPDLVAQVCGISKDALLEATRLFTGLGHRVVGADGKLQAVQRQPTLSLYCQGLNQSSSGTAKNAALINLHLACGQIGKPGAGPFSLTGQPNAMGGREVGGLANLLSAHRDLGNAQHRAEVADLWGVADVPATPGKTAVEMFQAAADGEIKALWIACTNPAQSMPDQATVRRALERAEYVVVQEAFATTATCRYADLLLPATTWGEKEGTVTNSERRISRVRAAVPPPSEANTHQSESAPRHDWAIAVDFAQRLERSLGRVGPTLFPYTTPESIWNEHRESTRGRDLDITGLSYTALEIEPQQWPFPEGASKGRARLYEDGVFPTADGRAQFAAVPYKPVAEPREARYPFSLNTGRLRDQWHGMSRTGTLGRLFGHAREPALQMHPQDMARRLLKEGDLVHVTSRRGSILVPVQASAEQAMSQVFLAMHWGEEFISGRSSTGQRLAGVNALTSPAFCPDSKQPEFKHAAVKVLKAELPYSLVAMAWLAPEQVLAARSQLQSLMERFAYATCVPFASATAMDGAAERQGLLLRAADHEAPASEVLQQIEVILQLQGSQVLRYADPKRGQHRTMRLRRTHDDTLLDGFLLSGDTRAQEWISGLLRDEQATQAYGRALLLPVSKPPVPVVTLGKVVCTCFNVRDIAIAEKLADCSGTDAERLTNLQGALRCGTNCGSCVPELQRMVRNSTPSNLSTPTAEAA, encoded by the coding sequence ATGCAGGAAACCCGCTCCACCTGTCCCTACTGCGGTGTGGGCTGCGGCGTCATCATCGAGAGCAAGGGCGCGCAGATCACCGGTGTGCGCGGCGACCCGGACCACCCAGCCAACTTCGGGCGACTCTGCTCCAAGGGCAGCACCCTGCATCTCACTGCAAGCGCGGTAGTGACGCAGCAGACGCGTCTGTTGCAACCCATGCAGCGGCTCACGCGCGGCGCAACGCCCCAGCCGCTGGGATGGGATGCGGCACTGACCCAGGCCAGCGCCACCTTTGCCCGCATCATTCGTGAGCACGGCCCCGATGCAGTGGGCTTCTATGTCTCGGGCCAGTTGCTCACCGAAGACTATTACGTCTTCAACAAGCTCGCCAAGGGGCTCATTGGCACCAACAACATCGACACCAACTCGCGCCTGTGCATGAGCAGCGCCGTGGCGGGCTACAAGAAGACGCTGGGTGCCGATGCGCCCCCGGCCTGCTACGACGATGTGAACTTTGCGGCCACGCTGTTCATCACCGGCTCCAACACCGCCTTTGCGCACCCGGTGCTGTACCGCCGCATCGAAGATGCCAGACGAGCCAACCCCACGCTGAAGGTGGTGGTGGTAGACCCTCGGCGCACCGATACGGCCGACATGGCCGACTTGCATCTGCAGATACAGCCCGGCACCGACGTGATGCTGTTCAACGGCATGCTGCACCTCATGCTGTGGGAGGGCTGGACCGATGCCGCCTACATCGCCGAGCACACAGCCGGCTTTGATGCGCTCAAGGCAACGGTGCGCGACTGCACGCCCGATCTGGTGGCGCAGGTCTGCGGCATCAGCAAGGACGCTCTGCTGGAAGCCACCCGTCTGTTCACGGGCCTGGGCCATAGAGTGGTCGGCGCAGATGGCAAGTTGCAGGCCGTACAGCGCCAGCCCACTTTGAGCCTGTATTGCCAGGGCCTGAACCAGTCCAGCAGCGGCACCGCCAAGAACGCCGCCCTCATCAACCTGCACCTGGCCTGCGGCCAGATCGGCAAGCCCGGAGCTGGCCCCTTCTCGCTCACCGGCCAGCCCAATGCCATGGGCGGGCGCGAAGTAGGAGGCCTGGCCAATCTGCTCAGTGCCCACCGGGACCTGGGCAATGCGCAACACCGCGCAGAAGTCGCCGATCTCTGGGGCGTGGCCGATGTGCCCGCAACACCCGGCAAGACCGCCGTGGAAATGTTCCAGGCCGCCGCCGACGGCGAGATCAAGGCCTTGTGGATTGCCTGCACCAACCCGGCCCAAAGCATGCCCGATCAGGCCACCGTGCGCCGCGCGCTGGAGCGTGCCGAGTACGTGGTGGTGCAGGAAGCGTTTGCGACCACGGCCACCTGCCGCTACGCCGACCTGCTGCTGCCCGCCACCACCTGGGGCGAGAAGGAGGGCACGGTGACCAACAGCGAACGCCGCATCAGCCGCGTGCGCGCAGCAGTGCCGCCACCCAGTGAGGCAAACACCCACCAGAGCGAAAGCGCCCCCCGACATGACTGGGCCATCGCCGTGGACTTTGCGCAGCGCCTGGAGCGCTCGTTGGGGCGCGTAGGACCCACCTTGTTCCCCTACACCACACCTGAGTCGATCTGGAACGAACACCGCGAATCCACCCGCGGGCGCGATCTGGACATCACGGGCTTGAGCTACACGGCACTGGAGATAGAACCGCAGCAGTGGCCCTTTCCAGAAGGTGCCAGCAAGGGGCGCGCCCGGCTATACGAAGACGGCGTCTTCCCCACTGCGGATGGCCGTGCGCAGTTTGCCGCCGTGCCCTACAAGCCCGTGGCCGAACCACGCGAGGCGCGCTACCCGTTCTCGCTCAACACTGGGCGCCTGCGCGACCAATGGCACGGTATGAGCCGCACCGGCACGCTGGGACGTCTGTTTGGCCATGCGCGTGAGCCGGCCCTGCAGATGCACCCGCAGGACATGGCACGGCGCCTGCTCAAGGAGGGCGACCTGGTGCATGTGACCAGTCGGCGCGGCTCTATCCTGGTGCCGGTGCAAGCCAGTGCCGAGCAGGCCATGAGCCAGGTGTTTCTGGCCATGCACTGGGGTGAGGAATTCATCAGCGGGCGCAGCAGCACCGGCCAGCGCCTGGCGGGCGTGAATGCGCTGACCAGCCCGGCCTTCTGCCCGGACTCCAAACAGCCCGAATTCAAGCATGCCGCAGTCAAAGTTCTCAAAGCCGAGCTGCCCTATTCTCTGGTGGCCATGGCCTGGCTGGCCCCCGAGCAGGTGCTGGCCGCGCGCAGCCAGCTGCAGTCGCTCATGGAGCGCTTTGCCTACGCCACCTGTGTGCCGTTTGCCAGTGCCACAGCCATGGATGGCGCGGCCGAGCGCCAAGGCCTGCTGCTGCGCGCTGCGGACCATGAAGCACCTGCATCTGAGGTGCTGCAACAGATCGAAGTCATCCTGCAACTGCAAGGCAGCCAGGTGCTGCGCTATGCCGATCCCAAGCGCGGCCAACACCGCACCATGCGGCTGCGCCGCACCCATGACGACACCCTGCTCGATGGCTTCCTGCTCTCGGGGGATACCCGTGCACAGGAGTGGATCAGCGGCTTGCTGCGGGACGAGCAGGCCACCCAGGCCTATGGCCGCGCCCTGCTGCTGCCGGTGAGCAAACCCCCGGTGCCGGTGGTGACGTTGGGCAAGGTGGTGTGTACCTGCTTCAATGTCCGGGACATCGCGATCGCCGAAAAACTGGCCGATTGCAGCGGAACCGATGCCGAGCGGCTGACCAACCTGCAAGGCGCCCTGCGTTGCGGCACCAACTGCGGTTCTTGTGTACCGGAATTGCAGCGCATGGTACGAAATTCGACTCCCTCCAACCTTTCTACCCCGACCGCCGAAGCGGCCTGA
- the cobA gene encoding uroporphyrinogen-III C-methyltransferase: MSLSSYAASGQVTLVGAGPGDPELLTIKALKAIQAATLLLVDDLVSEGIVALATASARIIRVGKRGGCRSTPQSFIEKLMITAAQEGERVVRLKGGDPFMFGRGGEEVEHLQAAGVRVDVVNGITAGLAAVTSLQLPLTHRQHAHGVVFVTGHAKPGDSGTDWRALAQTAHSAKLTLVIYMGVGGAARIQQELLSGLAAGTPVLIVQNASLPQQRHAQTTLDQLHATIEREGLGSPAVIVVGDVVSGVSAMDQTGIYLERRG, translated from the coding sequence ATGTCTCTTTCATCGTATGCGGCCAGCGGCCAGGTCACCCTGGTGGGCGCAGGCCCGGGCGACCCGGAACTGCTGACCATCAAGGCCCTCAAGGCCATACAGGCCGCCACCCTGCTGCTGGTGGACGATCTGGTGAGCGAAGGCATCGTGGCACTGGCAACGGCCAGCGCGCGCATCATCCGGGTCGGCAAACGCGGGGGCTGCCGCTCCACGCCACAGTCGTTCATTGAGAAGCTGATGATCACGGCCGCCCAGGAGGGCGAACGGGTGGTGCGCCTCAAGGGCGGCGACCCGTTCATGTTTGGACGTGGCGGCGAAGAGGTTGAACACCTGCAGGCAGCCGGTGTGCGTGTGGACGTGGTCAACGGCATCACTGCCGGCCTGGCGGCAGTCACCTCTTTGCAACTGCCGCTGACCCACCGCCAGCATGCCCATGGCGTGGTGTTCGTGACCGGTCATGCCAAGCCCGGCGACAGCGGGACGGACTGGCGTGCGCTGGCACAAACTGCCCACAGTGCCAAGCTGACCCTGGTGATCTACATGGGTGTGGGTGGCGCGGCTCGCATCCAGCAGGAGTTGCTGAGCGGCCTGGCTGCCGGCACGCCGGTGTTGATCGTGCAAAACGCCTCGTTGCCGCAGCAACGTCATGCCCAGACCACACTGGACCAGTTGCACGCCACCATTGAGCGCGAAGGGCTTGGCAGCCCGGCGGTGATTGTGGTGGGTGATGTGGTATCTGGAGTTTCTGCAATGGACCAGACAGGCATCTACCTGGAGCGCAGAGGGTAG
- a CDS encoding methyl-accepting chemotaxis protein: MRTTNVIQPNSSTHSGKLSGETFATLINLSGRRRFTSQRVVLYAVLASGEDPDALATAREALKLFRDAHTALVKGNDALPGVFSDELHMAYFGPESGDKKIQAFIDLAERTFIAIESNWRQRSDFLKELIASTTPLLAVLNSITAIYEKEARSHANSVKNQLQDVMSEIQDISKQAHMVAFNAQIIAARAGNAGREFTVVANVMTSITAEIDKLVQAALSKAAA; this comes from the coding sequence ATGCGCACCACAAACGTCATCCAACCGAATTCAAGCACCCACTCCGGCAAATTGTCCGGGGAGACATTTGCAACACTCATCAACCTTTCTGGCCGCAGGCGTTTTACGTCCCAGCGCGTTGTGCTCTATGCCGTGTTGGCGTCCGGCGAAGACCCGGATGCACTGGCCACTGCCAGGGAAGCGCTGAAACTTTTTAGGGATGCACACACTGCCCTGGTCAAGGGAAATGATGCTTTGCCCGGCGTGTTCAGCGATGAACTGCATATGGCCTACTTTGGTCCCGAGTCTGGTGACAAAAAGATCCAGGCATTTATAGATCTGGCCGAGCGCACCTTCATAGCCATTGAATCAAATTGGCGGCAGAGGTCGGACTTTCTGAAAGAGCTTATTGCCAGCACCACTCCCTTGCTTGCAGTACTCAACAGCATCACGGCCATTTACGAGAAAGAAGCGCGCTCCCACGCCAACTCCGTAAAGAATCAGCTTCAGGATGTGATGAGTGAAATCCAAGACATATCAAAGCAGGCACACATGGTCGCGTTCAATGCGCAAATCATTGCCGCCAGGGCAGGCAACGCGGGACGCGAGTTTACGGTAGTTGCCAATGTGATGACCAGCATCACTGCAGAAATTGACAAACTGGTTCAAGCGGCACTCTCCAAAGCAGCGGCTTGA
- a CDS encoding EAL domain-containing protein: MKSRLQALVDAIPDLLFEVDLAGCIYNYHSPHQDLLDVPVQAFLGQRIDDVLPAHAAATCMEAVQEAAQHGRSTGATYWLEGPHGRVWFELSVSSVVLPEDVDLRFILLARDITARMQAEEDFRIAAAAFETQQGMLICDAKGVILKVNRAFSRITGYSPEEAVGRTPGLLASGRQDAVFYGRMWADILQVGTWQGEIWNRRKNGEEYPEWLTIHAVKNEAGITTHYVGAFSDSSFQKTAEAQIASLAYTDSLTGLANRRHLVMQIQKLTTEARHDKHLGALLQIDLDDFKNLNDALGHEQGDMILKQVARRLRHCVRETDTVARVGGDSFALLLTHLDPVPQRATEQAELIAAKVLAAMQEPYQIDADGHSGTASIGVTLLSGQRHEDIDSLLEQAELAMYEAKNAGRNAIRFFDRQMQEQVRRRVAMESGLRQAIQGGTFELAYQAQVSHHGGLIGVEALLRWQHPERGWIPPAEFIPLAEETGLILGIGNWVLQAACLQLRQWASHPVFCNLTMAVNVSALQFHQDDFVDQVLSTLQRTGARPDRLKLELTESVLVSNVESIIEKMNALKAQGICFSMDDFGTGYSSLSFLKRLPLDQLKIDQSFVSGILTDAHDVDIARMVVALSRSMGLDVIAEGVETEEQRQALAQNGCLNYQGYLFSRPLDIRTFEDWAEPSHRLAASGK; encoded by the coding sequence ATGAAAAGCCGTTTGCAAGCCTTGGTAGACGCCATACCGGACCTGCTGTTTGAAGTGGATCTGGCGGGCTGCATCTACAACTACCACTCACCGCACCAGGATTTGCTGGACGTGCCCGTGCAGGCCTTTCTGGGCCAGCGCATCGATGACGTGCTGCCAGCCCACGCCGCAGCTACCTGCATGGAAGCCGTGCAGGAGGCGGCGCAGCATGGCCGCTCTACCGGTGCCACCTACTGGCTGGAGGGGCCCCACGGACGGGTCTGGTTTGAGCTTTCTGTGTCCAGTGTGGTCTTGCCGGAGGATGTGGATCTGCGCTTCATCTTGCTGGCGCGCGACATCACCGCGCGGATGCAGGCCGAGGAGGATTTCCGCATTGCCGCCGCCGCCTTTGAAACGCAGCAGGGCATGCTGATCTGCGATGCCAAGGGCGTCATATTGAAAGTCAACCGGGCCTTCAGCCGCATCACCGGCTACAGCCCCGAAGAGGCGGTGGGCCGGACCCCCGGTCTGCTGGCCTCCGGGCGGCAGGATGCCGTCTTCTATGGCCGGATGTGGGCCGACATCCTGCAGGTGGGAACTTGGCAGGGCGAGATATGGAATCGCCGCAAGAATGGCGAGGAATACCCCGAATGGCTGACCATTCATGCGGTAAAGAATGAAGCGGGCATCACAACCCACTACGTAGGCGCCTTCAGCGACAGCTCCTTCCAGAAAACCGCCGAGGCCCAGATCGCGAGCCTGGCCTATACCGACAGCCTGACTGGCCTGGCCAACCGGCGCCATCTGGTCATGCAGATCCAGAAGCTCACCACCGAGGCCCGCCACGACAAACATTTGGGCGCATTGCTGCAAATCGACCTGGACGACTTCAAGAACCTCAATGACGCGCTGGGACACGAGCAGGGCGACATGATTCTGAAGCAGGTCGCACGCAGGCTGCGGCATTGCGTGCGGGAAACCGATACCGTGGCCCGGGTGGGCGGGGACTCCTTTGCGCTGCTGTTGACCCATCTGGATCCGGTGCCGCAACGCGCCACCGAACAGGCTGAATTGATTGCGGCCAAGGTGCTTGCTGCCATGCAGGAGCCCTACCAGATCGATGCCGACGGACATTCGGGTACAGCCAGCATCGGCGTTACGCTGTTGAGCGGCCAGCGCCATGAAGACATCGATTCGCTGCTGGAGCAGGCCGAACTGGCCATGTACGAAGCCAAGAATGCCGGGCGCAACGCCATCCGCTTCTTCGACCGGCAGATGCAGGAGCAGGTTCGCCGGCGTGTGGCCATGGAGTCGGGTTTGCGTCAGGCTATCCAGGGCGGCACCTTTGAGCTGGCGTATCAAGCACAGGTGTCGCACCACGGCGGCCTGATCGGTGTGGAAGCACTGCTGCGCTGGCAGCATCCGGAACGCGGCTGGATTCCGCCAGCGGAATTCATTCCGCTGGCGGAAGAGACCGGACTGATCCTGGGCATAGGCAACTGGGTGCTGCAAGCGGCCTGCCTGCAGCTGCGGCAATGGGCGTCACACCCGGTGTTCTGCAACCTGACCATGGCCGTCAACGTCAGCGCCTTGCAGTTCCATCAGGACGATTTTGTCGATCAGGTGTTGTCCACGCTGCAGCGTACCGGCGCACGGCCCGACCGGCTCAAGCTGGAGCTTACCGAGTCGGTGCTGGTATCCAATGTGGAAAGCATTATCGAGAAGATGAACGCGCTCAAGGCGCAGGGCATTTGCTTCTCCATGGACGACTTCGGTACCGGCTATTCGTCGCTGTCGTTCCTCAAGCGCCTGCCGCTGGACCAGCTCAAGATCGACCAGAGCTTTGTCAGCGGCATCCTGACCGATGCCCACGACGTGGACATCGCCCGCATGGTGGTGGCGCTGTCCCGCAGCATGGGGCTGGACGTGATTGCCGAAGGGGTGGAAACCGAAGAGCAACGCCAGGCGCTGGCGCAAAACGGTTGCCTGAATTACCAGGGCTACCTGTTCAGCAGGCCCTTGGATATCCGTACGTTTGAAGACTGGGCCGAGCCGAGCCATCGATTGGCGGCCAGCGGGAAGTGA
- a CDS encoding acyl-CoA thioesterase — MNLPIHQLTMTVLMTPDMANFSGNVHGGTILKFLDQVAYACASRYARRYVVTLSVDQVMFRQPIHVGELVTFLAAVNYTGTSSMEVGIKVIAENIQTQVVRHANSCFFTMVAVDDERKPVPVDPLVPSTPDEHRRHAAAQVRKQLRQEFGERFESLRKPG, encoded by the coding sequence ATGAATCTACCCATCCACCAACTGACCATGACCGTGCTCATGACGCCGGACATGGCCAACTTCTCCGGCAACGTGCACGGCGGCACCATCCTCAAGTTTCTGGACCAGGTGGCCTATGCCTGCGCCAGCCGCTACGCCCGGCGCTACGTGGTGACGCTATCGGTGGACCAGGTGATGTTTCGCCAGCCCATCCACGTGGGGGAACTGGTGACCTTTCTGGCCGCCGTGAACTACACCGGCACGTCCTCCATGGAGGTAGGTATCAAGGTGATTGCAGAAAACATCCAGACACAAGTGGTGCGCCACGCCAATTCCTGCTTCTTTACCATGGTGGCTGTGGACGATGAGCGTAAGCCCGTGCCCGTCGATCCGCTGGTGCCCTCTACTCCCGACGAACACAGGCGCCACGCGGCGGCCCAGGTGCGCAAGCAGCTGCGCCAGGAGTTTGGCGAGCGCTTCGAGAGCCTGCGCAAACCGGGGTAG
- a CDS encoding TerC family protein → MDFLSASFFATLAQIVLVNIVLSGDNAVVIALAARNLPPRHQKQAILWDSGGAIVLRVALTVVAVQLLKVPFLQSLGGLLLVWIALQLLVEDDEDEAAHQAHASLWGAVKTILIADVVMSLDNTLAIAGVAKGDWTLLIAGLTLSIPLIVLGSTLIMNIMDRYPIVVYVGAALIAWTAGEMVDGDAAVLPYLPALFRESIYLPLLLTLVVVGYGWYSNARRQRTARDVLEADKHAALRIEDSID, encoded by the coding sequence ATGGATTTCTTGAGCGCTTCCTTTTTTGCCACCCTGGCGCAAATTGTGCTGGTCAATATTGTGCTGTCCGGCGACAACGCGGTGGTCATTGCACTGGCCGCACGCAACTTGCCGCCACGGCACCAGAAGCAGGCCATTCTGTGGGACAGCGGCGGCGCCATCGTGTTGCGCGTGGCGCTCACGGTGGTCGCGGTTCAGCTGCTGAAGGTGCCTTTTTTGCAAAGCCTGGGCGGTCTGCTGCTGGTCTGGATTGCGCTGCAGCTGCTGGTGGAAGACGATGAAGATGAGGCGGCGCACCAGGCCCACGCCAGCCTGTGGGGCGCGGTCAAGACCATCCTGATTGCCGATGTGGTCATGAGCCTGGACAACACCCTGGCCATTGCCGGGGTGGCCAAGGGCGACTGGACGCTGCTGATTGCCGGCCTGACCCTGTCCATCCCCTTGATCGTGCTGGGCAGCACGCTGATCATGAACATCATGGACCGTTACCCCATCGTGGTCTATGTGGGGGCCGCGCTGATTGCATGGACGGCGGGCGAGATGGTGGACGGCGATGCCGCGGTGCTGCCCTACCTGCCTGCGCTGTTTCGGGAAAGCATCTATCTCCCCCTGCTGCTGACGTTGGTGGTGGTCGGCTACGGCTGGTACAGCAACGCAAGGCGCCAGCGCACGGCACGCGATGTGCTCGAGGCCGACAAGCACGCTGCGCTTCGGATCGAAGACAGCATTGACTGA
- the fdxB gene encoding ferredoxin III, nif-specific, whose protein sequence is MSETFNVTLPSGEVWTPNFVQKLDDTKCIGCGRCFKVCPRGVLELVGLTDEGEYVRVDDDADDDDEYEKKVMTIAHQELCIGCTACSKICPKKCYTHAAAVM, encoded by the coding sequence ATGAGCGAAACGTTCAATGTCACGCTGCCCAGCGGCGAAGTCTGGACACCCAACTTCGTCCAGAAGCTCGACGACACCAAATGCATAGGCTGCGGCCGCTGCTTCAAGGTCTGCCCGCGCGGCGTGCTGGAGCTGGTGGGCCTGACCGACGAAGGCGAATACGTGCGGGTCGATGACGACGCGGATGATGATGACGAATACGAAAAGAAGGTCATGACCATCGCGCATCAGGAGCTGTGCATCGGCTGCACCGCCTGTTCCAAGATCTGCCCGAAGAAGTGCTACACCCATGCGGCTGCGGTGATGTAG
- a CDS encoding CCE_0567 family metalloprotein encodes MSTDAEERKAQLKKLNARATQAKMDLHDLSEELPTNWENVLSVAQRCHDAHAQLMEARKAAEQI; translated from the coding sequence ATGAGTACCGATGCCGAAGAACGCAAGGCCCAGTTGAAAAAGCTCAACGCCCGTGCCACGCAGGCCAAGATGGACCTGCACGACCTGTCGGAGGAGCTGCCCACCAACTGGGAAAACGTCCTCTCCGTGGCACAGCGCTGCCACGACGCCCACGCCCAACTCATGGAGGCGCGCAAAGCCGCGGAGCAGATATGA
- a CDS encoding NifX-associated nitrogen fixation protein — MTTEATVEDAAGTVSDESYLTTPFVQQLIKQMRAQDIHGTWESKSDLELLKPYIHTAEERRALPIMGDPDPETLWHLEIFYNAIAVAIERETGQMVSPMMKMSHEGFGRMVLIAGRLVVVNKQLRDVHRFGFPSLAKLAAAGGKFFDEAVGMIRSYPEVAQYGA, encoded by the coding sequence ATGACGACAGAAGCCACGGTGGAAGATGCTGCCGGCACGGTCAGCGACGAAAGCTACCTGACCACCCCCTTTGTGCAGCAGCTCATCAAGCAGATGCGGGCACAGGACATCCACGGCACCTGGGAAAGCAAGAGCGATCTGGAATTGCTCAAGCCCTATATCCACACCGCTGAAGAGCGCCGTGCCCTGCCCATCATGGGGGACCCGGACCCGGAAACCCTGTGGCATCTGGAAATCTTCTACAACGCCATCGCGGTGGCCATTGAACGCGAGACCGGCCAGATGGTCTCGCCCATGATGAAGATGAGTCATGAAGGCTTCGGCCGCATGGTGCTGATTGCCGGACGCCTGGTGGTGGTCAACAAGCAGCTGCGTGATGTGCACCGCTTCGGCTTCCCGTCACTGGCCAAGCTGGCGGCGGCCGGCGGCAAGTTCTTTGACGAGGCCGTGGGCATGATCCGCAGCTACCCCGAAGTCGCACAGTACGGAGCCTGA
- the nifX gene encoding nitrogen fixation protein NifX — MKIAFATQDKERVDAHFGWAKSIVVYEISGAGHRFVESFEFGDKLEEDGDEDKLAPKLEAIKDCAIVYVAAIGGSGAARVVAMKIHPIKVPQPESIAEILDKLQVVLQGTPPPWLRKALEKDSPRSYNFEEDEVTP, encoded by the coding sequence ATGAAAATTGCCTTCGCTACCCAGGACAAGGAGCGCGTGGACGCGCACTTCGGCTGGGCCAAAAGCATCGTGGTCTACGAAATCAGTGGCGCAGGCCACCGCTTCGTCGAGAGCTTCGAGTTCGGTGACAAGCTCGAAGAAGACGGCGACGAGGACAAGCTCGCACCCAAGCTCGAAGCCATCAAGGACTGCGCCATCGTCTACGTGGCCGCCATTGGCGGCTCCGGTGCCGCCCGCGTGGTGGCCATGAAGATCCACCCGATCAAGGTGCCACAGCCGGAATCGATTGCCGAGATCCTGGACAAGCTCCAGGTCGTGCTGCAGGGCACCCCGCCCCCCTGGTTGCGCAAGGCCCTGGAAAAAGACAGCCCGCGCAGCTACAACTTTGAAGAAGACGAGGTCACCCCATGA
- the nifN gene encoding nitrogenase iron-molybdenum cofactor biosynthesis protein NifN — MANVVESKKACAVNPLKMSQPLGASFAFMGLDACMPVMHGSQGCTSFGLVLLVRHFKEAIPLQTTAMNEVTSILGGYDNIEAALVNIYKRAAPKVIAICSTGLTETKGDDVDGYIVTVRKRKPELADTEIIYVSTPDYVGGFEDGYQHAVTAIVKTLVKPLPVRADQVTLLPGSHLTPADIDELREIIEAFGLNPIVLPDISGSLDGHIPPDWRGTTIGGTTLEQIRAAGASALTIGIGEQTREAALALQEIAGTPMEVYERLTGLEVNDRLLQRLSALSGNPVPAKYRRQRSQLLDAMLDGHFYTGGIKVAIAAEPDLLLAVGSLLHEMGAELRCCISTTKSAAHALLPAEQVLLGDLEDLEQAAADCDLLVTHSHGRQAAERLHKPLLRIGFPVFDRIGNAHRRMVGYRGTMDLIFSIANLMLENMDHHHAGDWPLTPEALRAATTTSARMADVTVTAGSCSTGSCGGCAPSNPTDLAEASV; from the coding sequence ATGGCAAACGTCGTTGAATCCAAGAAAGCCTGCGCCGTCAACCCGCTCAAGATGAGCCAGCCGCTGGGCGCCAGCTTTGCCTTCATGGGGCTGGACGCCTGCATGCCGGTCATGCACGGCTCGCAGGGCTGTACCTCCTTTGGCCTAGTGCTGCTGGTGCGCCACTTCAAGGAAGCCATTCCGCTGCAGACCACGGCCATGAACGAGGTCACCTCCATCCTGGGGGGCTACGACAACATCGAGGCGGCGCTGGTCAACATCTACAAGCGCGCGGCACCCAAGGTCATCGCCATCTGCTCCACGGGCCTCACCGAAACCAAGGGCGACGATGTGGACGGCTACATCGTCACCGTGCGCAAGCGCAAGCCCGAGCTGGCCGATACCGAAATCATCTACGTCTCCACGCCCGACTACGTGGGCGGCTTTGAGGACGGCTACCAGCACGCTGTCACCGCCATCGTGAAGACCCTGGTCAAACCCTTGCCGGTGCGCGCCGACCAGGTCACGCTGCTGCCGGGCAGCCATCTGACACCGGCGGACATCGACGAGCTGCGCGAGATCATCGAAGCCTTTGGCCTGAACCCCATCGTGTTGCCGGATATCTCCGGCTCGCTGGACGGCCACATCCCGCCCGATTGGCGCGGCACCACCATTGGTGGCACCACGCTGGAGCAGATCCGCGCTGCCGGTGCCTCTGCGCTGACCATTGGCATTGGCGAGCAGACGCGTGAAGCGGCGCTGGCCCTGCAGGAGATTGCCGGCACGCCCATGGAGGTGTATGAGCGACTCACCGGGCTGGAAGTGAATGACCGCTTGTTGCAGCGCCTGTCGGCGCTGTCGGGCAATCCGGTGCCTGCCAAATACCGGCGCCAGCGCAGCCAGTTGCTCGATGCCATGCTCGATGGCCACTTCTATACCGGCGGCATCAAGGTGGCGATTGCAGCCGAGCCCGATCTGCTGCTGGCCGTGGGCAGCCTGTTGCACGAGATGGGCGCAGAACTGCGCTGCTGCATCAGCACCACCAAGTCGGCCGCGCATGCGCTGCTGCCGGCCGAGCAGGTGCTGCTGGGCGATCTGGAAGACCTGGAGCAGGCCGCTGCGGACTGCGATCTGCTGGTGACCCATTCGCATGGGCGCCAGGCTGCGGAACGTCTGCACAAACCGCTGTTGCGCATCGGCTTTCCGGTGTTTGACCGCATCGGCAACGCACATCGGCGCATGGTCGGCTACCGCGGCACCATGGATCTGATCTTCTCCATTGCCAACCTGATGCTGGAGAACATGGATCACCACCACGCAGGCGACTGGCCGCTCACGCCCGAAGCCCTGCGCGCCGCAACCACCACCAGCGCACGCATGGCCGACGTCACCGTGACCGCAGGTTCCTGCAGCACTGGGTCGTGCGGCGGCTGCGCGCCTTCCAACCCCACCGATCTGGCCGAGGCCAGTGTTTGA